GAACCACGCCAGATGGAATACCATCTAGATTTAACTCTTTAACTAACTTGTCTGCCGCATCACGGGTCGCGGTAAATACCAACACTTGGCGCCAGTTTTTAGTACCGATAAGTTCAGATAATAATTCACGCTTGCGACGTTGTTCAACAGGGTAAATAACTTGGCTTACGGTAGCTGCTGTGGTGTTTTGTTTATCCACAGTAATCACTTTTGGTTTTTCAAGCATTTCATTCGCTAGCTTTTTCACTTCGGTAGAGAAGGTGGCAGAGAACAACATGTTTTGGCGATTTTTATTTACTGCTTGGAGGATCTTTTTAATATCGGCACTAAAGCCCATATCAAGCATACGGTCGGCTTCATCAAGTACTAAAAATTCAACATTAGATAAACTTAAGTTACACGCCACTATGTGTTCAAGTAAACGACCTGGCGTTGCTACAATCACGTCGGCGCCGCGTTTCAGTTTTTGTGACTGAGTATCTATCTTAACGCCACCATAAATGGTTAATACAGTTAAGTTGAGGTGTTTACTGTAAGCGGTAATGTTATCTGCAACCTGTGCGGCAAGCTCACGAGTTGGTGTAAGAATTAAGGCGCGAGTGTTAGACGGCATCGTTTCTTTTGGGTTATCACACATTCTTTGCAGAATAGGCAGTGCGAAAGCCGCAGTTTTACCTGTTCCTGTTTGTGCGCTGGCCAACACGTCTTCACCACGGCGGATTGCCGGGATCGCTTGTTGTTGAATTGGCGTCATAGATTGATAACCGCACTCAGCGATCGCGCGTAATATTTCTGGGGCGAAGCTAAAAGATTCGAATTTCATGGTGCGGTTCCTGTATGTACATCAAAACAAAGCGATTTAGTTGCGATAAGTTAATATTATCTACACAACATCAATCTGGAATATTGGGGCCGATAGCCTTATTTATGGCTGAACTCATGCTTAACTGGGTTGATTAACGTCTTCGGATAGCTGAAAAACATTAAGCTTGAATGATACACCCAATTGAGTGCCATCGATAAGCGGCCGCGGAGTATAACAAACTTTTGTTTAAATCCTGAACTTTATCTGTGTCAAAAGAGAAGATTTTTTAGCAGGGAATAGTTTAGATGATATGGATTGATAGTCATGGCAATTACAGCACCTTAAGTGTGTGGCTGCTAACTCGTTTTTGGACAAAAACGAGCTAGAGTTAATATTCTAAAGATAATATTGTCGCATTACGATAAGTATGTTTAAGATCGGAAATACCAGCGAAACAGGAATACCTCAATCTATATTCTAATCAAAGTGCTCAACTCTGTATGCCACTATACACGTCGTTATCCTAACGCATATTGGTGGCTAACAAGGTCTTCTAGGGGGCATCTTCATACTATTTTCACCAGTGCATCAAATCCACAAAATCTAAAGCTGTTGATATTAATAGTAAATTACTATATATTTTTTTTGCTGGAGAGGTAGATTTCAACTTCCTATGCCATCGGACATAGGCAATGAACAATGGCATTTTTGCCGATTAGTCTCTCTACGGTTTGATAAAGTTGGCTTACCGGGTAAAAGACAAAACCCTCTCCAGCAACATTCTCTATTTCTTGAAGTGGACCTTCCTTATATGTTTGGCAACCCAGAAGCTCTTCATGAGTGTATTGATACAAATGATCTTGCGAAGTTTTTCGGTATCAATCGAGATGAGATGCTTAGCTACTTATATTCGAAGGATATTAAATATCGAAACTTTGAAATAGATAAAAAGAATGGTAAGAAACGAAAAATTGTTGCTCCAGTAAAAAAATTAAAATTTTTACAATACAAAGTCAAGGCTGCCTTAGAACCCTACTATAAGCCCAAGAAATGTAATCATGGATTTGTTAAAGATCGTGATATTGTGACTAATGCGCAAGCGCATTTAAGAAAGGAATTTGTCCTCAACATCGATTTAGTTGATTACTTCGGCAACATAACTTTTGGTCGAGTGAAAAGATTATTCGAAAGCAATCCTCTTAATCTAAGCCACTCAGTTGCAACCGTACTAGCTCAAATATGTTGTCACAATGGTTGTTTGCCTCAAGGTGCTCCTTCTTCACCTATTGTATCTAATATGGTTACATTCAAACTGGATAATCAACTTCGAGCTTTGGCGATAAAATCTAGCTGTTCATATTCCAGATATGCTGACGATATAACTTTCTCATTCACAAATAGAGAGCGCTCATTGCCAAAAATGATAGCTTTCTATAAGAACGAAAAGCTACAGTTAGGCAGTAGCTTAGAAAAGGTCATAGAAGAAAATGGCTTTTCTATCAATGACGATAAAACCCGTATGCAACACCGAACCCAGCGTCAGTCAGTTACGAATATCACCGTTAATGAGAAAATAAATGTAAATAGAAGATTTATCCGATCAACCTCTGCCATGATTAACGCACTCATTAAGTACGGCCCTGCAGCTGCCGAAAAAGAACATTTTGAGAAATATCTAAAAGGTTATATACCTGCTAGACATCATATGAAGATGGCTAAGTATCCCGGAAAGATGTTTATTCAGAAAGTTAGAGGGCGGCTAAATTTTATCCGAATGGTAAGAGGCAATACATGCGATGTATGGCGTAAGATGATGTACCTATACACTGTGGCAATTGGTGCGCCAAATGAAGACTATAATATGAGCTGGTTAGAATTAGCAGCGGAATCGACTTTGGTTATCCATACCTATACAGATTCAAATATGGCTCAGGGCAGTGGATTTATTGTAGAAGATATTGGCATCATAACCAATGAACATGTTGTTCGAGGTATTACCAGTAAAAATATTAAAGATGGTCTTGAGATGCACAGATGGAACAATGAAACAGCCAAATTTTCATTTGTCGAACTGATTGGTATGGATGAGGACATTGATCTCGCAATCTTTGAACCTTCAATACACTTAGCAACTTTCACCCCATTAAAAATCGAAAATAATCCTGACTATAGTAATGGAACAATTGTCCA
The Shewanella vesiculosa DNA segment above includes these coding regions:
- a CDS encoding DEAD/DEAH box helicase, with the translated sequence MKFESFSFAPEILRAIAECGYQSMTPIQQQAIPAIRRGEDVLASAQTGTGKTAAFALPILQRMCDNPKETMPSNTRALILTPTRELAAQVADNITAYSKHLNLTVLTIYGGVKIDTQSQKLKRGADVIVATPGRLLEHIVACNLSLSNVEFLVLDEADRMLDMGFSADIKKILQAVNKNRQNMLFSATFSTEVKKLANEMLEKPKVITVDKQNTTAATVSQVIYPVEQRRKRELLSELIGTKNWRQVLVFTATRDAADKLVKELNLDGIPSGVVHGEKAQGSRRRALREFVEGKIRVLVATEVAARGLDIQNLEYVVNYDLPFLAEDYVHRIGRTGRAGKTGVAISFVSREEERTLADIEKLIGQQIRRVTVPGYEVGSREMLLKQIEKRRSFAKKQQRGDNAGAQMIAEKNMDGRRVKVGKVSSTVKYKKIK
- a CDS encoding reverse transcriptase domain-containing protein, with translation MLSYLYSKDIKYRNFEIDKKNGKKRKIVAPVKKLKFLQYKVKAALEPYYKPKKCNHGFVKDRDIVTNAQAHLRKEFVLNIDLVDYFGNITFGRVKRLFESNPLNLSHSVATVLAQICCHNGCLPQGAPSSPIVSNMVTFKLDNQLRALAIKSSCSYSRYADDITFSFTNRERSLPKMIAFYKNEKLQLGSSLEKVIEENGFSINDDKTRMQHRTQRQSVTNITVNEKINVNRRFIRSTSAMINALIKYGPAAAEKEHFEKYLKGYIPARHHMKMAKYPGKMFIQKVRGRLNFIRMVRGNTCDVWRKMMYLYTVAIGAPNEDYNMSWLELAAESTLVIHTYTDSNMAQGSGFIVEDIGIITNEHVVRGITSKNIKDGLEMHRWNNETAKFSFVELIGMDEDIDLAIFEPSIHLATFTPLKIENNPDYSNGTIVHTIGYPNYQSGEEPTYITAKIIGKTKRMLQPRIKIDENIRHGNSGGVVMNTDGKVIGVVSNGNAIGATSQNDSSFIPIQTLLEYHEKLRNLVARPFLDEVDSL